The Thermotoga sp. SG1 genome includes a window with the following:
- a CDS encoding ABC transporter ATP-binding protein yields MEKVLEIRNLRVYFDLTEGTVKAVDGVSFDIRRGEILGLVGESGCGKSVTAQSILRILPESARIVTGEIVFSRNGKMIDLAKLDPEGEEIRDIRGKDISMIFQEPMASFSPVYTVGAQMMEAILLHENVSKEEARRRIVEMLKKVKIPNAEKVVDMYPFELSGGMLQRCMIAMAMSLNPTLLLADEPTTALDVTIQAQILYLMKELQREYKSSILLITHDMGVVAQMADRVAVMYLGNIVETAEVFELFKNPLHPYTQALLRSIPKIGVRKTRLETIKGMVPDPYNLPTGCKFHNRCEKFMKGLCDVKEPPEVEVVPGHKVKCFLYGGEKE; encoded by the coding sequence ATGGAAAAAGTTCTTGAAATAAGAAATCTGAGGGTCTATTTCGATCTGACAGAAGGAACGGTGAAGGCTGTCGATGGTGTATCGTTTGACATTCGAAGAGGAGAGATCCTGGGACTGGTTGGAGAAAGCGGATGCGGAAAGAGTGTCACCGCCCAGTCCATTTTGAGGATTCTTCCAGAGAGCGCACGAATAGTAACGGGTGAGATCGTGTTTTCTAGGAATGGGAAAATGATAGATCTGGCAAAACTGGATCCTGAAGGTGAAGAAATAAGGGACATAAGAGGTAAGGATATATCCATGATCTTTCAGGAACCAATGGCGTCTTTTTCTCCGGTTTACACAGTTGGAGCTCAGATGATGGAAGCGATCTTGCTGCACGAGAACGTTTCAAAGGAAGAGGCACGACGGCGGATTGTTGAGATGCTCAAAAAGGTGAAGATACCAAACGCTGAAAAGGTTGTGGATATGTATCCTTTTGAACTCTCCGGAGGAATGCTTCAGCGCTGCATGATAGCGATGGCGATGTCTTTGAATCCGACATTGCTACTTGCTGACGAACCCACAACCGCTTTGGACGTGACTATTCAGGCTCAGATACTCTATCTCATGAAAGAATTGCAGAGAGAATACAAATCTTCTATCCTCCTGATCACACACGATATGGGTGTTGTGGCTCAGATGGCAGATAGAGTTGCCGTAATGTACCTTGGAAACATTGTAGAAACTGCCGAGGTCTTTGAACTCTTCAAAAATCCACTCCATCCCTACACTCAGGCCCTTTTGAGATCCATTCCGAAGATTGGTGTGAGAAAGACCAGGCTTGAAACCATAAAAGGTATGGTCCCGGACCCATACAATCTACCAACTGGTTGTAAATTTCACAACAGGTGTGAGAAATTCATGAAAGGTTTGTGCGATGTGAAGGAGCCTCCCGAGGTAGAAGTAGTGCCCGGACACAAAGTCAAGTGTTTCCTTTATGGAGGGGAAAAAGAATGA
- a CDS encoding ABC transporter permease yields MLTYIFKRVLYAIPLLFVISIVSFIIIELPPGDYLTTYVMTLRQSGETIDQAALEVLKRRYGLDKPVIVRYFYWIGGILRGDFGYSFMWEKSVSELLNQRVWWTILISILSTAFAWVFGFLIGVYSGTHQYSLGDYVFTVLGYIGLATPNFLLALILLWVVFVTTGVSLGGLFSAEFAHAPWSWAKFVDLLKHIWIPVIVIGTGSMAGLIRVLRANLLDEINKPYVIAARARGVHEKELVWKYPLRVAVIPFASTAGWALPQIVSGAVITGIVLNLPTVGTLLLDALTSQDMYLAGSLVLILSVFTIIGTLISDILLAWLDPRIRFE; encoded by the coding sequence GTGCTTACCTACATATTCAAACGAGTACTCTATGCTATTCCACTGTTATTTGTCATCTCAATCGTTTCGTTCATCATCATTGAACTTCCTCCAGGAGACTATCTAACTACCTATGTAATGACTCTCAGGCAGAGTGGGGAAACTATCGATCAGGCAGCTTTGGAAGTCCTGAAAAGAAGGTATGGTCTGGACAAACCAGTGATAGTTCGTTACTTTTACTGGATAGGCGGTATTTTGAGAGGAGATTTTGGTTACTCATTCATGTGGGAAAAGTCTGTTAGCGAACTTTTGAATCAGAGGGTCTGGTGGACAATACTGATCTCCATTCTCTCAACTGCTTTTGCCTGGGTTTTTGGATTTCTCATAGGTGTATACTCTGGAACACATCAATATTCTCTAGGTGACTACGTTTTCACGGTACTGGGTTATATAGGACTTGCTACACCGAACTTCCTGCTCGCATTGATACTTTTGTGGGTAGTGTTTGTAACAACAGGTGTGAGTCTGGGAGGTTTGTTTTCTGCAGAGTTCGCACACGCTCCCTGGTCCTGGGCGAAGTTCGTTGACCTTTTGAAGCATATATGGATCCCTGTGATTGTTATAGGAACAGGAAGCATGGCGGGCCTCATTAGGGTTCTGAGAGCAAATCTTTTGGATGAGATAAACAAACCCTATGTGATCGCTGCAAGAGCTAGAGGTGTCCATGAAAAGGAGCTTGTCTGGAAATATCCCCTGAGGGTGGCGGTTATTCCATTCGCTTCCACCGCAGGCTGGGCGCTTCCACAGATAGTCTCGGGAGCGGTGATTACCGGTATTGTGCTGAACCTTCCCACAGTGGGAACACTCCTTCTCGATGCGCTCACGTCCCAGGACATGTACCTTGCCGGTAGTCTTGTTCTGATTTTGAGCGTGTTCACGATCATAGGTACTCTCATATCTGACATACTACTTGCCTGGCTCGATCCCAGAATAAGATTTGAATGA
- a CDS encoding ABC transporter ATP-binding protein, which translates to MKLLEVKGLKKYFPLTKGFFKKVVGYVKAVDGISFDIEEGETLALVGESGCGKTTTAKSILRAIDPTDGDVILHVDGKSVNLAKLKRDELKPYRRYMQMIFQNPYTSLNPRMKVKEIIGEPLLVNGIAKGKELEDRVAELLKAVGLRPEYMIRYPHAFSGGQRQRIVIARAIALRPKLVVCDEPTSALDVSIRAQILNLLMDLQEQFNLTYLFITHDLSVVEHISDRVAVMYLGKIVELSSTEEIFENPKHPYTETLLRSVPKPDPDFREELVPIEGEVPNPANPPSGCYFHPRCSYAKSICKEEYPEFKNIGTEENPHYVACHFAESLKLRGVKISL; encoded by the coding sequence ATGAAACTACTCGAAGTGAAAGGACTAAAGAAATACTTTCCGTTGACAAAAGGATTCTTCAAGAAGGTTGTGGGATACGTCAAAGCAGTTGATGGTATAAGTTTCGATATAGAAGAGGGTGAGACCTTAGCCCTCGTTGGTGAAAGTGGATGTGGGAAGACAACCACCGCCAAAAGCATTCTCAGGGCGATAGATCCTACAGATGGGGACGTTATCCTCCATGTGGATGGAAAATCCGTGAACCTTGCAAAACTCAAAAGAGACGAATTGAAACCATACAGAAGGTACATGCAGATGATCTTTCAAAACCCGTACACCTCCCTGAATCCCAGAATGAAGGTCAAAGAAATCATCGGAGAGCCGCTTTTAGTGAACGGGATTGCAAAAGGAAAGGAACTGGAAGATCGTGTGGCGGAACTTCTGAAAGCAGTTGGTTTGAGACCAGAGTACATGATAAGGTATCCACACGCTTTCTCAGGCGGTCAAAGACAGAGAATCGTTATAGCAAGAGCAATCGCTTTGAGACCGAAACTAGTGGTGTGTGACGAGCCGACTTCCGCCCTGGATGTTTCCATCAGGGCACAGATACTGAACCTTCTGATGGATCTTCAAGAACAGTTCAATCTCACTTATCTCTTCATCACGCACGATCTGAGTGTGGTGGAGCACATCTCCGATAGGGTTGCCGTGATGTATCTCGGAAAGATCGTGGAACTTTCGAGCACAGAAGAGATCTTCGAAAATCCCAAGCATCCATACACAGAGACTCTTCTGAGGTCTGTACCGAAACCTGATCCAGATTTCAGAGAAGAACTCGTGCCGATAGAAGGGGAGGTTCCAAATCCGGCAAATCCGCCGTCTGGTTGCTACTTCCACCCAAGGTGTTCTTATGCGAAGAGCATCTGCAAAGAAGAATACCCGGAGTTCAAAAATATTGGAACGGAGGAAAATCCACATTATGTAGCGTGTCATTTTGCCGAGAGCTTGAAATTGAGAGGTGTGAAAATCTCACTGTGA
- a CDS encoding ABC transporter substrate-binding protein: MRRLFVLSLLVFLVVLALATNDTWVFYATPEDYYKATGKRITEYHEAPMLAKLVEEGKLPPVEQRLPEEPLVVQPVEKIGQYGGTWRRVWKGPSDRWGISKLIEVKLAFWDKEGGKLVPGLAKSWEVLENGRVYIFHLRKGVKWSDGHPYTAHDIVFWIEDIIGNDEITPSKPDWYNVGVKVEALDDYTVKFEFSKPYGLFLLKVPYGGFTGAPAHYLKQFHPKYTPMEEIEKKMVPGVHNTWVDLFDDKNDFLENLELPTLSPWKPITDPTSQFYVLERNPYFWAVDTEGNQLPYIDYVRHEYVKNDEVILLKAISGEIDMQWRHIGGLGAGAGNFTLLMENAQSGDYRVLKWIAANGSASRISLNYAHSDEVLRKVFNDVRFRQALSLAINREEINEILFNGLAEPRQASLVSGSPYFDPEWEKAYVEYDPDRANKLLDEMGLKWDDKHEYRLLPDGRPLRFTITVTGQFHVDVWTMVKEYWKQIGVWVEVENVERSLFYERADAGNFDAMVWNMDRAAQPLSSPMVIFPGSEDIADFWYIGWSGWISYYVEKNIRGEEPEEIPEGPEPPEIVYRLVDLYYQIATTPDPEKIKELMKEVTKIHRENLWMIGTVGEDLSPAIVKNNFRNVPEFLVTDDVLRSPLNAMPMQFFIEQK, from the coding sequence GTGAGAAGGTTGTTTGTCTTGTCGTTACTTGTGTTCTTAGTTGTTCTAGCTCTTGCTACCAACGACACATGGGTCTTCTACGCAACACCGGAGGACTACTACAAAGCCACGGGAAAGAGAATCACAGAGTACCACGAAGCACCAATGTTGGCAAAACTCGTTGAAGAAGGAAAACTCCCACCTGTTGAACAGAGGCTTCCGGAAGAGCCGCTCGTGGTCCAGCCAGTGGAAAAGATCGGGCAGTACGGTGGTACCTGGAGAAGGGTATGGAAAGGTCCATCCGACAGGTGGGGTATTTCCAAACTCATCGAGGTGAAGCTTGCATTTTGGGACAAAGAAGGAGGAAAGCTCGTACCGGGACTTGCAAAGAGTTGGGAAGTTCTTGAAAACGGAAGAGTCTACATTTTCCACTTGAGAAAGGGTGTGAAGTGGTCAGATGGTCACCCCTATACGGCCCACGATATCGTGTTCTGGATCGAAGACATCATAGGAAACGACGAGATAACACCATCGAAACCCGATTGGTACAATGTAGGTGTCAAGGTTGAGGCACTCGACGACTACACAGTGAAGTTCGAATTCAGTAAACCTTATGGCCTCTTCCTTCTGAAGGTTCCTTACGGTGGTTTCACCGGAGCTCCTGCGCACTATCTGAAACAGTTCCATCCGAAGTACACGCCGATGGAAGAGATAGAGAAAAAGATGGTACCTGGTGTGCACAACACGTGGGTGGATCTCTTCGATGACAAGAACGACTTCCTTGAGAACCTCGAGCTTCCAACACTTTCACCGTGGAAACCGATCACCGATCCAACAAGCCAGTTCTACGTCCTCGAGAGAAACCCATACTTCTGGGCAGTTGATACCGAAGGAAACCAGCTTCCGTACATTGACTATGTGAGGCACGAGTATGTCAAAAACGACGAGGTCATACTCCTGAAGGCAATCTCCGGTGAAATCGACATGCAGTGGAGACACATCGGAGGTTTGGGAGCAGGAGCAGGAAACTTCACACTGCTCATGGAGAACGCCCAGAGTGGAGACTACAGAGTGTTGAAATGGATTGCCGCAAATGGTTCAGCTAGCAGAATCTCTCTAAACTACGCACACTCCGATGAAGTTCTGAGGAAAGTCTTCAACGATGTGAGATTCAGACAGGCTCTCTCACTTGCCATCAACAGAGAAGAGATAAACGAGATACTCTTCAACGGTCTTGCGGAACCAAGACAAGCGTCCCTCGTGAGTGGATCTCCCTACTTCGATCCTGAGTGGGAAAAAGCGTACGTTGAGTACGATCCAGACAGGGCAAACAAACTTCTCGATGAGATGGGACTGAAGTGGGATGATAAGCACGAGTACAGACTCCTTCCGGATGGAAGACCTTTGAGGTTCACGATCACCGTAACCGGGCAGTTCCATGTTGACGTCTGGACGATGGTGAAGGAGTACTGGAAACAGATCGGTGTCTGGGTAGAGGTTGAAAATGTTGAAAGATCCCTCTTCTATGAAAGGGCGGATGCTGGAAACTTCGATGCGATGGTCTGGAACATGGATAGGGCAGCCCAGCCGCTGTCCTCACCGATGGTCATCTTCCCGGGCTCTGAAGACATCGCGGACTTCTGGTACATTGGATGGAGCGGATGGATCTCCTATTATGTCGAAAAGAACATAAGAGGAGAAGAGCCTGAAGAGATTCCAGAAGGGCCCGAACCACCCGAGATCGTTTACAGACTCGTCGACCTCTACTATCAGATAGCTACCACACCAGATCCTGAAAAGATCAAGGAACTTATGAAAGAGGTAACGAAGATTCACAGGGAAAACCTCTGGATGATAGGAACCGTTGGTGAGGACCTATCGCCTGCGATCGTCAAAAACAACTTCAGAAACGTACCTGAGTTCCTCGTCACAGACGACGTACTGAGATCGCCGTTGAACGCCATGCCGATGCAGTTCTTCATCGAACAGAAATGA
- a CDS encoding ABC transporter permease: MIGVWKKRKNKEKVEELYLASEWKLMWWRFKRNKLAIVGMIILGILYVLGIFCEFFSPYDPNRIFSRYVYAPPQRIHFFHEGKFIGPFVYGYKMERDPETFRRIYKEDRTKIYEIKFFVRGDKYKLWNVWESDIHFFGVEDGVVFLFGTDRLGRDVFSRILYGARISTTIGLVGVFISMVLGIIIGGISGYYGGKIDNFIQRVIEFIISIPTIPLWMALAAALPRYWSQIKVYFAITVILSLIGWTGLARVVRSKFLSLKEEDFVVAARLAGASEWRIIFKHMLPSLTSHLIASATLAVPGMILGETGLSFLGLGLRPPAISWGVLLQEAQNIRSVALYPWLLIPGLFVIVTVLCFNFVGDGLRDAADPYKT, from the coding sequence GTGATAGGTGTGTGGAAGAAGCGGAAGAACAAAGAAAAAGTGGAAGAGTTATATCTTGCGTCCGAGTGGAAATTGATGTGGTGGAGGTTCAAAAGGAACAAACTCGCGATCGTTGGTATGATCATCCTTGGAATTCTCTACGTATTGGGAATCTTCTGTGAGTTCTTCTCTCCATACGATCCAAACCGGATATTTTCAAGATACGTGTACGCTCCTCCTCAGAGGATACACTTTTTCCACGAGGGAAAATTCATAGGCCCGTTCGTTTATGGCTACAAGATGGAAAGGGATCCGGAAACTTTCAGAAGGATATACAAAGAGGACAGAACAAAGATATATGAAATTAAGTTCTTTGTCCGTGGTGACAAGTACAAACTCTGGAACGTCTGGGAATCAGATATACATTTCTTTGGAGTAGAAGACGGAGTAGTCTTTCTCTTTGGAACGGACAGGCTCGGAAGAGATGTCTTCTCTAGAATCCTGTACGGTGCAAGGATCTCCACCACGATCGGATTGGTGGGTGTGTTCATCAGTATGGTTCTGGGAATCATCATAGGGGGTATCTCCGGATACTACGGTGGCAAAATAGACAACTTCATACAGAGGGTAATAGAGTTCATCATCAGTATTCCAACGATCCCTCTCTGGATGGCTCTCGCTGCGGCTCTTCCAAGATACTGGTCTCAGATAAAGGTCTACTTTGCCATCACCGTGATTCTTTCACTGATAGGTTGGACTGGACTTGCAAGGGTTGTGAGGAGTAAGTTCCTTTCTCTCAAAGAGGAGGACTTCGTTGTTGCGGCAAGACTTGCGGGAGCCTCAGAGTGGAGAATCATATTCAAACACATGCTGCCATCTCTGACTAGTCATCTCATAGCATCTGCTACACTCGCTGTTCCTGGAATGATACTGGGTGAGACGGGACTCAGTTTTCTCGGTCTGGGTTTGAGGCCGCCTGCGATCAGCTGGGGAGTGCTTCTTCAGGAGGCTCAGAACATCAGAAGCGTTGCGCTTTATCCATGGCTTTTGATACCTGGTTTGTTTGTGATCGTCACCGTTTTGTGCTTCAACTTCGTTGGGGATGGATTAAGAGACGCTGCCGATCCATACAAGACGTGA